A stretch of Heptranchias perlo isolate sHepPer1 chromosome 1, sHepPer1.hap1, whole genome shotgun sequence DNA encodes these proteins:
- the LOC137308285 gene encoding mediator of DNA damage checkpoint protein 1-like produces the protein MIRLRTQAWIHLLSPQNSQTKGQSTQRIPDQRPVHPTNPRPKASPPNKSQTKGQSTQQIPDQRPVHPTNPRPKASPPNKSQTKGQSTQQIPDQRPVYPTNLRPKASRPNKSQTKGQSTQQIPDQRPVYPTNPRPNTSLPVESQTKHQSTQQIPDQRPVYPTNPRPKASLPNKSQTKHQSTCRIPDQTPVCPSNPRPKASLPVESQTKHQSTRRIPDQRPVYPSNPRPNTSLPVESQTKHQSTRRIPDQRPVYPSNPRPKASLPVESQTKGQSTRRIPDKTPVYPSNPRPKASLPVESQTKGQSTRRIPDQRPVYPSNPRPKASLPVESQTKHQSTRRIPDQRPVYPSNPRPKASLPVESQTKGQSTRRIPDKTPVYPSNPRPKASLPVESQTKHQSTRRIPDKTPVYPSNPRPKASLPVESQTKGQSTRRIPDQRPVYPSNPRQNTSLPVESQTKGQSTRRIPDQRPVYPSNPRPKASLPVESQTKHQSTRRIPDQRPVYPSNPRPKASLPVESQTKGQSTRRIPDQTPVYPSNPRPKASLPVESQTKGQSTRRIPDQRPVYPSNPRPKASLPVESQTKHQSTRRIPDQRPVYPSNPRPKASLPVESQTKGQSTRRIPDQTPVYPSNPRPKASLPVESQTKGQSTRRIPDQRPVYPSNPRPNTSLPNQSQTKHQSTRRIPDQTPVCPSNPRPKASRPIESQTKHQSTQQIRLTRLIPGMAGLSSADRFSHVGFVGFAGSCSPSRDRQNKRSRTQEPARESERGFEFPLLCSSLTMVFIT, from the exons ATGATAAGACTTCGAACCCAGGCGTGGATCCACCTCCTGAGTCCACAAAACTCCCAGACCAAAGGCCAGTCCACCCAACGAATCCCAGACCAAAGGCCAGTCCACCCAACAAATCCCAGACCAAAGGCCAGTCCACCCAACAAATCCCAGACCAAAGGCCAGTCCACCCAACAAATCCCAGACCAAAGGCCAGTCCACCCAACAAATCCCAGACCAAAGGCCAGTCCACCCAACAAATCCCAGACCAAAGGCCAGTCCACCCAACAAATCCCAGACCAAAGGCCAGTCTACCCAACAAATCTCAGACCAAAGGCCAGTCGACCCAACAAATCCCAGACCAAAGGCCAGTCTACCCAACAAATCCCAGACCAAAGGCCAGTCTACCCAACAAATCCCAGACCAAACACCAGTCTACCCGTCGAATCCCAGACCAAACACCAGTCTACCCAACAAATCCCAGACCAAAGGCCAGTCTACCCAACAAATCCCAGACCAAAGGCCAGTCTACCCAACAAATCCCAGACCAAACACCAGTCGACCTGTCGAATCCCAGACCAAACACCAGTCTGCCCATCGAATCCCAGACCAAAGGCCAGTCTACCCGTCGAATCCCAGACAAAACACCAGTCTACCCGTCGAATCCCAGACCAAAGGCCAGTCTACCCGTCGAATCCCAGACCAAACACCAGTCTACCCGTCGAATCCCAGACAAAACACCAGTCTACCCGTCGAATCCCAGACCAAAGGCCAGTCTACCCGTCGAATCCCAGACCAAAGGCCAGTCTACCCGTCGAATCCCAGACCAAAGGCCAGTCTACCCGTCGAATCCCAGACAAAACACCAGTCTACCCGTCGAATCCCAGACCAAAGGCCAGTCTACCCGTCGAATCCCAGACCAAAGGCCAGTCTACCCGTCGAATCCCAGACCAAAGGCCAGTCTACCCGTCGAATCCCAGACCAAAGGCCAGTCTACCCGTCGAATCCCAGACCAAACACCAGTCTACCCGTCGAATCCCAGACCAAAGGCCAGTCTACCCGTCGAATCCCAGACCAAAGGCCAGTCTACCCGTCGAATCCCAGACCAAAGGCCAGTCTACCCGTCGAATCCCAGACAAAACACCAGTCTACCCGTCGAATCCCAGACCAAAGGCCAGTCTACCCGTCGAATCCCAGACCAAACACCAGTCTACCCGTCGAATCCCAGACAAAACACCAGTCTACCCGTCGAATCCCAGACCAAAGGCCAGTCTACCCGTCGAATCCCAGACCAAAGGCCAGTCTACCCGTCGAATCCCAGACCAAAGGCCAGTCTACCCGTCGAATCCCAGACAAAACACCAGTCTACCCGTCGAATCCCAGACCAAAGGCCAGTCTACCCGTCGAATCCCAGACCAAAGGCCAGTCTACCCGTCGAATCCCAGACCAAAGGCCAGTCTACCCGTCGAATCCCAGACCAAACACCAGTCTACCCGTCGAATCCCAGACCAAAGGCCAGTCTACCCGTCGAATCCCAGACCAAAGGCCAGTCTACCCGTCGAATCCCAGACCAAAGGCCAGTCTACCCGTCGAATCCCAGACCAAACACCAGTCTACCCGTCGAATCCCAGACCAAAGGCCAGTCTACCCGTCGAATCCCAGACCAAAGGCCAGTCTACCCGTCGAATCCCAGACCAAAGGCCAGTCTACCCGTCGAATCCCAGACCAAAGGCCAGTCTACCCGTCGAATCCCAGACAAAACACCAGTCTACCCGTCGAATCCCAGACCAAAGGCCAGTCTACCCGTCGAATCCCAGACCAAAGGCCAGTCTACCCGTCGAATCCCAGACCAAAGGCCAGTCTACCCGTCGAATCCCAGACCAAACACCAGTCTACCCGTCGAATCCCAGACCAAAGGCCAGTCTACCCGTCGAATCCCAGACCAAAGGCCAGTCTACCCGTCGAATCCCAGACCAAAGGCCAGTCTACCCGTCGAATCCCAGACCAAACACCAGTCTACCCAACCAATCCCAGACCAAACACCAGTCGACCCGTCGAATCCCAGACCAAACACCAGTCTGCCCATCGAATCCCAGACCAAAGGCCAGTCGACCCATCGAATCCCAGACCAAACACCAGTCGACCCAACAAATCAGActgaccagactgattcctgggatggcaggactgtc GtctgctgaccggttctctcacgtggggttcgttggtttcgctggaagctgctctccttccagagacaggcagaacaagagaagcagaacacaggAGCCAgcaagagaaagcgagagaggtttcgagtttccacttctatgttcctctcttacaatggtctttatcacttaa